In Salirhabdus salicampi, a genomic segment contains:
- a CDS encoding YwmB family TATA-box binding protein: MYRNVLIAMIFIIAAYSIVNDKTNAKSADHLQPLQELSHILDSQSLPTSEWQINVKEKINRDIDELLLAMGESYPNQSINMKESEEAIVYEIIDGQKTEGITEKISIVKGHHMPYTEIRYTITGKHWDEDIEEMTKRYMNRALSHFFVKEYSIFTCVKSKTNDKIDKNIFLENFQQQTDVKWIHKITENDFLTISGYVKSWQVNSIPVNENEQMNVQIAVREGLGTGTIITLGTPILIVEY, translated from the coding sequence ATGTATCGAAATGTTTTGATTGCTATGATATTCATTATTGCTGCATATTCCATCGTAAACGATAAGACAAATGCTAAATCGGCTGACCATTTACAACCATTGCAAGAGCTTTCCCATATACTAGATTCACAGTCATTACCTACTTCAGAATGGCAAATCAATGTAAAAGAGAAGATTAATAGAGATATAGATGAATTGTTGCTAGCAATGGGGGAATCATACCCGAACCAATCAATAAACATGAAAGAATCTGAAGAAGCGATCGTTTATGAAATAATAGACGGACAAAAAACGGAAGGAATCACCGAAAAGATATCAATAGTGAAAGGTCACCATATGCCATATACGGAAATCCGTTATACGATAACTGGGAAACATTGGGATGAAGATATAGAAGAAATGACAAAACGTTACATGAATCGAGCATTATCTCATTTCTTCGTCAAAGAATACTCGATTTTCACTTGTGTGAAGTCGAAAACCAATGATAAAATTGATAAGAATATCTTTTTGGAAAATTTTCAACAACAAACCGATGTAAAATGGATTCATAAAATAACAGAAAACGATTTCTTAACGATATCTGGTTACGTAAAATCGTGGCAAGTAAATAGTATTCCAGTTAATGAAAATGAGCAAATGAACGTGCAAATCGCAGTTCGTGAAGGATTGGGCACCGGAACAATTATAACATTAGGCACACCAATCCTAATTGTTGAATATTAA
- the murA gene encoding UDP-N-acetylglucosamine 1-carboxyvinyltransferase translates to MEKIIVSGGRQLKGTVKVEGAKNAVLPVIAASIMASEGKSVIHEVPALADVETISEVLRYMNVNVLSHDNTIVIDAARYLKTEAPFEYVRKMRASVLVLGPLLARYGHAKVALPGGCAIGSRPIDQHLKGFEAMGAKVNVGNGFVEVYTEERLKGARIYLDFPSVGATENIMMAAALAEGRTIIENCAREPEIVDLANFLTKMGANVVGAGTETIRIDGVDQLSGTEHVIIPDRIEAATFMVAAAITGGNVLVKNAEPDHLRSVIAKMEEMGVLIGEEADGLRVVGPEKLKPVDIKTLPYPGFPTDVQAQMMTLAMRAVGTSVITETVFENRFMHVEEFRRMNANVKIEGRSAIIEGPMELQGAEVSATDLRAGAALILAGLVAEGYTRVTELRHIDRGYVNLAEKLKGIGANITRINEEEETTIPSNQISSL, encoded by the coding sequence TTGGAAAAAATCATTGTAAGTGGTGGGAGGCAGCTGAAAGGCACTGTAAAAGTTGAAGGTGCTAAGAATGCCGTACTGCCTGTCATCGCAGCAAGTATAATGGCAAGTGAAGGAAAAAGTGTCATTCATGAGGTGCCCGCGCTAGCTGACGTTGAAACGATAAGTGAAGTGCTACGATATATGAATGTGAATGTACTTTCACATGATAATACAATAGTAATTGATGCAGCAAGATATTTAAAAACTGAAGCTCCGTTTGAGTATGTCCGCAAAATGCGTGCGTCTGTCCTCGTATTAGGACCGCTTTTAGCACGCTATGGTCATGCAAAGGTTGCACTGCCAGGTGGTTGTGCCATCGGCTCTAGACCGATCGACCAGCATTTAAAAGGTTTTGAAGCCATGGGAGCGAAAGTAAACGTTGGTAATGGCTTTGTCGAAGTATATACGGAAGAGCGTTTAAAAGGTGCTCGCATATACTTGGATTTCCCAAGTGTAGGAGCGACAGAAAACATTATGATGGCAGCAGCGTTAGCTGAAGGCAGAACCATTATTGAAAATTGCGCAAGAGAACCTGAAATTGTTGATCTTGCTAACTTCCTGACGAAAATGGGTGCTAACGTTGTCGGTGCTGGTACAGAAACGATCCGCATTGATGGTGTGGATCAATTAAGCGGTACTGAACATGTTATCATACCAGATCGTATTGAGGCCGCAACATTCATGGTTGCCGCGGCTATTACTGGTGGAAATGTGCTTGTTAAGAACGCAGAACCTGACCACCTACGCTCTGTGATTGCAAAGATGGAAGAAATGGGTGTGCTCATAGGTGAAGAAGCAGATGGACTCAGAGTTGTTGGACCAGAAAAGCTAAAGCCTGTAGACATTAAAACATTACCTTATCCTGGTTTTCCAACAGATGTGCAGGCACAAATGATGACACTTGCAATGCGTGCAGTAGGAACAAGTGTAATAACGGAAACGGTTTTTGAAAACCGCTTTATGCATGTTGAAGAATTTCGTCGTATGAATGCAAATGTGAAAATCGAAGGACGAAGTGCTATTATTGAAGGACCAATGGAATTACAAGGTGCTGAAGTTTCAGCAACGGATTTGCGTGCAGGGGCAGCGTTAATATTAGCTGGCCTCGTAGCGGAAGGTTACACCCGAGTAACGGAACTAAGGCATATTGATCGTGGTTATGTAAATCTTGCTGAAAAGTTAAAAGGCATTGGTGCAAATATTACACGGATAAATGAAGAAGAGGAAACGACAATTCCTTCCAATCAAATATCATCACTTTAA
- the spoIID gene encoding stage II sporulation protein D, whose amino-acid sequence MNWKYTSIYTALVIVVVVLIIPAAIVAPFITADEAEQNYEGSQETREDETEEVDLNDGPHVAVFRTVAESVEDVPLETYVARVVASEMPAEFEKEALKAQALAARTYIVRKQWKETEEGEFHVTDTIQDQVYKDEEQLRKIWGSDFNWKMKKIKEAVLETKGEIIVYNEEPITATFFSTSNGYTENAEEYWQNAFPYLTSVESPWDTKSPKFRDQKTYPISEVEEMLDVTFSGPEAITKMTRTDSNRVKEIVISGKSFTGREIREALHLSSSDFNIQIKGDHMIFTTKGYGHGVGLSQYGANGMAEAGKSYQEIIQHYYQGTEIIQADEIFKGKAV is encoded by the coding sequence ATGAATTGGAAATATACTAGTATTTATACTGCTCTTGTCATTGTAGTAGTCGTACTCATTATTCCGGCGGCGATTGTTGCTCCATTTATTACCGCAGATGAAGCAGAACAAAACTATGAAGGGAGTCAAGAAACAAGAGAGGATGAAACAGAAGAAGTAGATTTGAATGATGGCCCACATGTAGCGGTATTTCGAACAGTGGCAGAAAGTGTTGAAGATGTTCCGTTAGAAACATACGTAGCGAGAGTTGTGGCCTCTGAAATGCCGGCCGAATTCGAAAAAGAAGCTTTAAAAGCACAGGCGTTGGCGGCAAGAACGTATATTGTACGAAAGCAGTGGAAAGAGACAGAAGAAGGAGAATTTCACGTGACCGATACGATACAGGATCAAGTGTATAAAGACGAGGAACAATTACGGAAAATATGGGGATCAGATTTCAACTGGAAAATGAAAAAAATTAAAGAAGCAGTTTTAGAAACGAAAGGTGAAATTATCGTATACAACGAAGAGCCGATTACAGCAACCTTCTTTTCAACGAGCAATGGATATACGGAAAATGCTGAGGAGTACTGGCAAAATGCCTTTCCCTATTTGACAAGTGTAGAAAGTCCGTGGGATACGAAATCACCAAAATTTAGAGATCAAAAAACATACCCCATTTCCGAGGTTGAAGAAATGCTTGATGTAACCTTTAGTGGACCGGAAGCTATTACGAAGATGACCCGGACCGACTCTAACCGGGTAAAAGAAATTGTCATTTCTGGAAAGTCCTTTACAGGTAGAGAGATACGTGAAGCATTACATTTAAGCTCAAGTGATTTCAATATTCAAATAAAAGGAGACCATATGATTTTTACGACAAAAGGGTATGGTCATGGTGTTGGCTTAAGCCAATACGGTGCAAACGGAATGGCGGAAGCAGGAAAGTCTTATCAAGAAATTATTCAACATTATTATCAAGGAACGGAAATTATTCAAGCAGATGAAATTTTCAAAGGGAAAGCTGTTTAA
- a CDS encoding M23 family metallopeptidase gives MKEEGKNQNSFFKRLLQKKWFYPAVYLSVAALLLTAVIWYQQTSVEMPDSQMGNDELGSEEDPLSSLVDDEDTVPVMDQDEVLRMPVASAEETQIVTKFYDYDASTEEQEQALIFYDNKYYQSKGIDIASSNEETFDVMAALSGTVTNVKNDPLLGNVVELTHDYGVTTHYASLGDVSIDVGTEVVQGDVIGTAGRNLFGQANGIHVHFELRKDGTELNPEDFFNRTLSAIQLMDDEGTEEDGTEDDEQEEEEEDDGAQSEEDNSEQSEEEDTETTANA, from the coding sequence ATGAAAGAGGAAGGCAAAAATCAAAACTCCTTTTTTAAGAGGTTGCTTCAGAAAAAATGGTTTTATCCGGCGGTATACTTATCAGTAGCAGCATTACTACTAACAGCGGTGATTTGGTATCAACAAACATCAGTAGAAATGCCAGATTCACAAATGGGTAATGACGAGCTTGGTTCAGAAGAAGATCCGTTAAGCTCATTAGTAGATGATGAAGATACAGTTCCGGTAATGGACCAAGATGAAGTACTAAGAATGCCTGTAGCAAGCGCAGAGGAAACACAAATCGTTACGAAATTCTACGATTATGACGCTTCTACAGAAGAGCAAGAACAAGCGCTCATTTTTTACGATAATAAATACTACCAAAGTAAAGGAATTGACATCGCTTCTTCAAATGAAGAAACTTTCGATGTAATGGCCGCTTTAAGTGGAACAGTAACAAATGTAAAAAATGATCCGCTATTAGGGAATGTTGTTGAGCTTACACACGATTACGGAGTTACTACACATTATGCTAGTCTGGGAGATGTATCCATAGACGTTGGCACAGAAGTGGTACAAGGCGACGTAATCGGAACCGCTGGAAGAAACCTTTTCGGACAAGCTAACGGAATTCACGTTCACTTTGAGCTTCGTAAAGATGGAACGGAGTTAAATCCTGAAGACTTCTTTAATCGTACGTTATCAGCAATCCAATTGATGGATGATGAAGGTACCGAAGAAGACGGTACTGAAGATGACGAACAGGAAGAAGAAGAGGAAGATGACGGAGCGCAAAGCGAAGAAGACAATAGTGAGCAATCCGAAGAAGAAGATACCGAAACAACTGCAAATGCATAA
- the spoIIID gene encoding sporulation transcriptional regulator SpoIIID has translation MHDYIKERTIKIGKYIVETKKTVRVIAKEFGVSKSTVHKDLTERLPEINPELAKDVKEILDYHKSIRHLRGGEATKKKYRTTTKTPS, from the coding sequence GTGCACGATTACATCAAAGAACGAACGATCAAGATTGGGAAATACATCGTGGAGACGAAGAAAACTGTGAGGGTGATTGCCAAGGAATTTGGTGTATCGAAAAGTACGGTTCATAAAGATTTAACGGAACGGCTACCTGAAATTAATCCTGAATTGGCGAAGGATGTTAAGGAAATTTTGGACTATCATAAGTCCATCCGGCATTTGCGTGGCGGTGAGGCGACGAAAAAGAAATATCGTACAACAACGAAAACCCCTTCTTAA
- a CDS encoding rod shape-determining protein: MFSRDIGIDLGTANVLIHVKGKGVVLNEPSVVAMDRNTGKVLEVGHAARRMVGRTPGNIEAIRPLKDGVIADFDVTEAMLKYFLERINVRGFFSKPRILVCCPTNITKVEQKAIREAAEKSGGKKIYLEEEPKVAAIGAGMDIFQPSGNMVIDLGGGTTDIAVLSMGDIVTASSIKMAGDKFDQSIIQYIKREYKLLIGDRTAEDIKINIATVFPDGRNEEMDIRGRDLVSGLPRTITVNSKEMNGALRESVALIVQAAKSVLERTPPELSADIIDRGAILTGGGALLNGLDQLLSEELKVPVLMADDPMQCVVKGTGMMLENIHKIAKD; the protein is encoded by the coding sequence ATGTTTTCAAGGGATATTGGCATTGACCTCGGTACAGCAAACGTACTTATTCACGTAAAAGGCAAAGGGGTAGTCTTAAACGAACCATCTGTTGTAGCAATGGACCGAAACACGGGAAAAGTCTTAGAAGTAGGTCATGCCGCCAGACGAATGGTAGGACGTACTCCTGGAAACATTGAAGCAATCCGTCCTTTAAAAGATGGCGTAATCGCTGATTTTGATGTGACGGAAGCGATGCTGAAATATTTCCTCGAACGGATTAATGTTCGCGGTTTCTTTTCTAAACCTCGTATACTCGTTTGTTGCCCAACGAACATAACGAAAGTTGAGCAAAAGGCGATACGAGAAGCTGCTGAGAAGAGCGGCGGAAAAAAGATATACTTAGAAGAAGAGCCTAAGGTAGCGGCCATTGGTGCTGGCATGGATATATTCCAACCAAGTGGAAATATGGTAATTGATTTAGGCGGTGGTACGACAGATATCGCAGTTTTATCGATGGGAGATATCGTCACCGCCTCTTCTATTAAAATGGCAGGGGACAAGTTTGATCAATCAATTATTCAGTATATTAAGCGGGAATATAAATTATTAATCGGTGATCGGACAGCAGAGGATATTAAAATCAACATAGCAACCGTATTCCCGGATGGTCGTAACGAAGAAATGGATATCCGCGGCCGCGACTTAGTATCCGGTTTACCACGGACGATAACGGTTAATTCAAAAGAAATGAACGGTGCTTTGCGTGAATCGGTAGCCCTTATTGTACAAGCTGCCAAGTCGGTGTTAGAACGGACACCACCTGAACTATCAGCAGATATCATTGATCGTGGGGCAATTTTAACAGGTGGAGGAGCTTTGCTGAACGGATTGGATCAACTTCTTTCCGAAGAGTTAAAAGTACCTGTTTTAATGGCTGATGACCCAATGCAATGTGTTGTAAAAGGCACTGGTATGATGCTGGAGAACATTCACAAAATTGCAAAAGACTAA
- a CDS encoding flagellar hook-basal body protein has translation MLRGYYSAASGMIAQQRKQDVLSNNMANVLTPGYKAEQTTLRSFPEMLMSRVENRTLPVSNGKTLPYRERIGSLNSGVYLQETIPSFQQGPLQNTDVYTDLALLNGNLPDESGALLYTVQGADGDVQYTRNGNFTVDGEGYLVTAHGHYVLDAGGNPIDTNNEEFTVNKSGELTINGNVIPIGVTYVDNANDLVKGNNDLFQYEGEGNPQDARQLDGVTFQIQQGMVEGSNVDPQQTMTDMMSTYRSFEMNQRVLKAYDESMKIAVTDIGRIR, from the coding sequence GTGTTAAGAGGATATTATAGTGCTGCTTCTGGCATGATTGCACAACAACGAAAGCAAGACGTTTTATCCAATAATATGGCGAACGTTTTAACACCTGGATATAAGGCAGAACAAACGACACTTCGTTCCTTTCCGGAAATGTTGATGAGTCGTGTAGAAAATCGCACATTACCTGTTAGCAACGGGAAAACATTACCGTACCGGGAGAGAATTGGCAGTTTAAATTCGGGTGTGTATTTACAAGAAACGATTCCTTCATTCCAACAAGGCCCATTACAAAATACGGATGTATATACAGATCTTGCGTTACTGAATGGAAACCTTCCTGATGAAAGTGGTGCTCTTCTATATACTGTCCAAGGTGCAGACGGAGATGTACAATATACGAGAAACGGGAATTTCACTGTTGATGGGGAAGGATACCTTGTGACGGCACATGGCCATTACGTGTTAGACGCCGGGGGCAATCCCATTGATACAAATAATGAAGAATTCACTGTTAATAAGAGTGGTGAATTAACAATAAACGGAAATGTGATTCCGATTGGTGTAACGTATGTTGACAACGCCAATGACCTCGTAAAAGGGAATAACGATTTATTCCAATATGAGGGTGAGGGGAATCCGCAGGATGCGCGTCAACTCGATGGCGTAACCTTCCAAATCCAACAGGGAATGGTGGAAGGATCAAACGTGGACCCACAACAGACGATGACAGATATGATGAGCACATATCGATCATTTGAAATGAACCAGCGAGTACTGAAAGCTTACGATGAAAGTATGAAAATTGCCGTGACCGACATTGGCCGGATTCGTTAA
- a CDS encoding flagellar hook-basal body protein, producing the protein MRNAQIASTTMGQLQKKMDLIGHNLANANTTGYKAKTSSFSSLLMQQLNQTPRLDEAPRQTPTGIRQGTGARLSHTNVNTASGVITPTNRPLDAAIENPKHFFQIAAYNNGETETHYTRSGNFYLQPINDETVALVTAEGTPVIGDNGPIQFNDNFEDVAILNDGSIQVTRNGQPVVEGRLEMVEVTNPRTLEPAGDNSYRFRANDLGVQLDEVVQAVQPIDTKLIVGSLEGSNVDMGAEMTDLMQVQRAYQFNAQSINLGDQMFQLVNQLR; encoded by the coding sequence ATGAGAAATGCACAAATCGCTTCGACAACTATGGGACAACTTCAAAAGAAAATGGATTTAATCGGACATAACTTAGCGAACGCAAATACGACGGGTTATAAGGCGAAAACATCGAGCTTTTCTTCCTTGCTGATGCAACAATTAAACCAAACACCAAGGCTTGATGAAGCTCCCCGTCAAACACCAACTGGTATAAGACAAGGGACAGGTGCACGTCTTTCCCATACAAACGTGAACACGGCTTCCGGTGTCATCACACCGACAAATCGTCCACTGGACGCCGCGATTGAAAACCCGAAACACTTTTTCCAGATTGCTGCATATAACAATGGGGAAACTGAAACCCACTATACTCGTTCAGGAAATTTTTATTTACAACCAATAAATGACGAAACCGTTGCCTTAGTAACAGCTGAAGGTACACCGGTTATCGGTGATAATGGCCCGATTCAATTTAACGATAACTTTGAAGACGTAGCGATTCTAAATGATGGCTCTATTCAAGTAACTCGAAATGGACAACCTGTCGTGGAAGGTCGCCTTGAAATGGTAGAGGTGACAAATCCCCGCACATTAGAACCTGCAGGAGATAATAGCTACCGCTTTCGGGCAAATGACTTAGGTGTGCAGCTTGATGAAGTTGTCCAAGCCGTCCAGCCCATTGATACGAAGTTAATCGTTGGCTCATTAGAAGGGTCTAACGTAGATATGGGAGCGGAAATGACGGATCTAATGCAAGTTCAAAGAGCGTATCAGTTTAATGCGCAATCCATTAATTTAGGTGACCAAATGTTTCAATTAGTGAATCAACTTCGATAA
- a CDS encoding DNA-directed RNA polymerase subunit beta → MATDRNHKPTSRRAVKQQKNSVKREQRQAKKRKSEQKMRKRIFPLWLRIIVVLALAFGALIAGAMIGYGIIGDGEPKDVINVDTWKHIINIVKG, encoded by the coding sequence ATGGCAACAGATCGGAACCATAAACCAACATCAAGACGTGCAGTCAAACAACAAAAGAACAGCGTGAAACGTGAACAACGCCAAGCAAAGAAACGAAAGAGCGAACAGAAAATGAGGAAACGTATATTTCCTCTATGGCTAAGGATTATCGTTGTTTTAGCTTTAGCATTTGGAGCTTTAATTGCAGGTGCTATGATTGGCTACGGTATCATTGGGGATGGGGAACCAAAGGACGTAATAAATGTTGATACGTGGAAGCATATAATCAATATTGTTAAAGGTTAA
- a CDS encoding M14 family metallopeptidase: protein MPVRNLILIFFSLLLLFKSPVIESQAESKKKLEPVFQHTFHTLFPHNVSPLYFISGAVDVYDFVGHIEKWTKPNYLKGQIVSPEQTYTYSEVVRDIQLLKWQYPNLIRTKVIGHSVEGRDIIAVKLGVGSKEIMINASHHSREHLTTNLVMNMLEHYAAAYEQEATVEEYDARYILNRVSIWFVPMVNPDGVTLQQFGYHSAQHPEKVLALNEGNTDFTYWKANIRGVDLNRQYPADWEKVDNGVYEPAYKNYKGESPLSEPETRALYDFTIQHDFSIVVAYHSAMQKIFWYYGQEGKRYDTDYGIASDYAKLTGYDLFPEAWVTQSSAGYTDWFIKEMKRPGFTPEITPYNDGLPPALSKYDEAWKRNKAAGLMLAKKVMENKTYFNQ, encoded by the coding sequence ATGCCGGTCCGAAACTTAATTCTTATTTTCTTTAGCTTATTATTGTTGTTCAAGTCTCCCGTTATAGAATCGCAAGCCGAATCAAAAAAGAAACTGGAACCAGTTTTTCAACATACTTTTCATACTTTATTCCCGCACAATGTGTCACCACTTTATTTTATTAGCGGCGCTGTTGACGTATACGATTTTGTAGGGCATATTGAAAAGTGGACAAAACCTAATTACTTAAAAGGTCAAATTGTCAGTCCGGAGCAAACCTACACCTATAGTGAAGTTGTTCGGGACATACAACTGTTAAAATGGCAGTATCCCAATCTGATTAGAACGAAAGTCATTGGACATAGTGTTGAAGGGCGAGACATAATCGCGGTAAAATTAGGAGTTGGAAGTAAGGAAATTATGATAAACGCTTCCCACCACAGCCGAGAGCATTTAACGACGAATTTAGTGATGAACATGCTGGAGCACTATGCAGCCGCATATGAACAGGAGGCAACTGTTGAGGAATATGATGCCCGTTACATACTAAACCGAGTTTCGATTTGGTTCGTTCCAATGGTTAACCCGGACGGTGTTACACTCCAACAGTTTGGCTACCACAGTGCTCAACACCCCGAGAAAGTGTTAGCGCTAAATGAAGGAAATACAGACTTTACTTATTGGAAGGCCAATATTCGCGGAGTTGACTTAAATCGGCAATACCCTGCTGATTGGGAAAAGGTGGACAACGGGGTATACGAACCAGCATACAAAAACTACAAAGGCGAGTCACCCTTAAGTGAACCAGAGACACGAGCGTTATATGACTTTACAATTCAACATGACTTTTCTATCGTAGTTGCATATCATTCCGCAATGCAAAAAATTTTTTGGTATTATGGACAAGAAGGTAAAAGGTACGATACCGATTATGGCATTGCTTCAGATTATGCAAAATTAACAGGCTATGACCTATTTCCGGAAGCGTGGGTAACCCAATCTTCAGCTGGCTATACAGACTGGTTTATTAAAGAAATGAAACGTCCTGGTTTTACTCCTGAAATCACACCATATAATGATGGATTACCACCAGCTTTATCGAAGTATGATGAGGCTTGGAAACGGAATAAAGCGGCAGGACTCATGTTAGCAAAAAAAGTAATGGAGAACAAAACGTATTTCAACCAATAA
- the fabZ gene encoding 3-hydroxyacyl-ACP dehydratase FabZ, giving the protein MYDIDAIKKVIPHRYPFLLIDKMLEVEEGKRAVGLKNVTANEPFFEGHFPNYPVMPGVLIVEAMAQVGAVAILDKEENRGKLAFFAGIDKCRFKKQVRPGDQLKLEVEITRAKGRIGKGKGIATVDGEVACEAEITFAIGE; this is encoded by the coding sequence ATGTATGATATTGATGCAATAAAGAAAGTTATACCACACCGTTATCCGTTTTTATTAATTGACAAAATGTTAGAAGTTGAGGAAGGTAAGCGTGCAGTAGGATTGAAAAACGTAACGGCAAATGAACCGTTTTTTGAAGGACACTTTCCCAATTATCCAGTTATGCCTGGCGTCCTCATTGTAGAGGCAATGGCACAAGTAGGCGCAGTGGCCATTTTAGACAAAGAAGAAAACAGAGGCAAGTTAGCCTTTTTTGCTGGAATTGATAAATGCCGCTTCAAAAAGCAAGTTCGACCAGGTGACCAGTTGAAGTTAGAAGTAGAAATTACCCGTGCCAAGGGTCGTATTGGCAAAGGAAAAGGGATCGCAACTGTTGATGGCGAGGTCGCTTGTGAAGCGGAAATTACGTTTGCGATTGGTGAGTAA
- a CDS encoding competence protein ComK yields the protein MEHRKHYMINRNTMALFPNYHVEYPTLVIEQDRQFYCQQPSLQLIDQSCIQGGSTYVGRKKAMVKMLRTNQKLPIPINPDRSIYLFPSKSPNDYSCEWISFFHITDFQPLPADDKKTIITFSNGLEKEVDIPIDKMKRQFVLAGCAVALLNRDRLWSESTL from the coding sequence ATGGAACACCGTAAGCATTATATGATCAATCGGAACACAATGGCACTTTTTCCAAACTATCATGTAGAATATCCTACACTTGTCATTGAACAAGACCGGCAATTTTACTGTCAACAACCTTCGTTACAATTAATTGACCAAAGTTGTATTCAAGGCGGCTCTACATACGTAGGACGTAAAAAAGCAATGGTCAAAATGCTTCGCACAAATCAAAAGTTACCAATCCCTATTAATCCGGATCGATCCATTTATTTATTTCCGAGTAAATCCCCGAATGACTACAGTTGCGAATGGATATCTTTCTTTCATATTACTGATTTTCAACCATTACCGGCGGATGATAAGAAGACAATCATAACCTTTTCCAACGGACTTGAAAAAGAAGTTGACATTCCGATTGATAAGATGAAGCGGCAGTTTGTGTTAGCGGGCTGTGCGGTTGCATTGTTAAATCGAGACCGCCTATGGTCGGAAAGTACGTTATAA
- a CDS encoding efflux RND transporter periplasmic adaptor subunit, whose amino-acid sequence MSRALLLSYVFILSLLFVGCANGSGEISEDEGTSYTPVEVAKVKRGDMTIHQSFYGKFIPSNTTPIVTSRTGEVENLNVRKGDVVEEGELIATIHPGNVKIEAKTTGVIQQLDVKEGDVVSPQSALGVIVSLDPIDALFHVTADQLSLFSSNDSLSIDVSSINKSVRGDVQFVSSTANETGLFEVELSIDNHNIQLKPGMVGILQVPITQMENELIIPTRAVHYVSGDPYIYIIKENIAVRKEISILQSQSEQTAITGDLYEGAKVVTKGQFTLTDGGTVRIMKEVP is encoded by the coding sequence GTGAGCAGAGCATTACTACTATCCTATGTCTTTATACTTTCTCTATTATTTGTTGGATGTGCAAATGGAAGTGGGGAAATTAGTGAGGACGAAGGTACATCGTATACACCGGTTGAAGTAGCTAAAGTCAAAAGAGGAGACATGACCATTCATCAGTCTTTTTACGGTAAATTTATCCCTTCAAATACAACTCCCATCGTGACTTCCCGTACAGGAGAGGTGGAGAATTTAAACGTTCGAAAGGGAGATGTTGTGGAAGAAGGAGAGCTCATTGCTACGATTCACCCAGGCAACGTAAAAATAGAAGCGAAAACGACTGGAGTTATTCAACAGTTAGACGTAAAAGAGGGAGACGTGGTTTCACCGCAGTCTGCATTAGGGGTCATCGTATCCCTGGACCCAATTGATGCTTTGTTTCATGTTACTGCTGACCAGCTTTCATTGTTTTCATCAAATGATTCATTATCAATTGATGTATCATCGATAAATAAATCTGTGCGAGGGGATGTTCAATTTGTTTCCTCTACTGCGAATGAGACTGGTTTATTTGAGGTAGAACTGTCCATTGATAATCATAATATTCAACTGAAACCAGGTATGGTTGGCATATTACAAGTCCCGATCACCCAAATGGAAAATGAATTAATCATTCCAACTCGTGCGGTTCACTATGTAAGTGGAGATCCATATATTTATATCATTAAAGAAAACATCGCTGTACGAAAAGAGATTTCCATATTACAATCCCAATCCGAGCAAACGGCCATTACCGGTGACTTATATGAAGGGGCGAAAGTTGTAACGAAAGGCCAATTTACGTTAACCGATGGGGGAACCGTTCGGATCATGAAGGAGGTTCCATAA